The Proteus vulgaris genome has a segment encoding these proteins:
- a CDS encoding Rhs family protein — translation MILLRNDYLQLAQQQQKGRVTRRITAKGYQDYHYDINGRLTQKVVHQHGEITPKARYQRGKLHYVVTDHQGTPREIFSEKGIVSWAGRLNTWGKMTFWQSHDDYADNDQKKPA, via the coding sequence ATGATTTTGTTGAGAAACGATTATTTACAACTGGCACAACAGCAACAAAAAGGCCGTGTCACTCGCCGTATCACCGCCAAAGGTTATCAAGACTATCACTACGATATTAATGGTCGATTAACGCAAAAAGTGGTTCATCAACACGGTGAAATCACCCCAAAGGCACGTTATCAACGTGGAAAACTGCATTATGTCGTCACTGACCATCAAGGTACACCACGCGAAATTTTTAGCGAAAAAGGGATTGTCAGCTGGGCGGGACGGTTAAATACCTGGGGGAAAATGACGTTTTGGCAATCCCATGATGATTATGCCGATAACGACCAGAAGAAACCGGCATGA
- the tssA gene encoding TssA, translated as MSKNTLGSVAPKERINIKYIPNDGGIQSEVELPLNMLIVGDMKGKTEETPIEDRKTISIHQNNFNSVMESAGINLNIAVPNTLNEKSESDLNVNLEIKSLQDFSPDNIARQVPELKKLLELREALVALKGPLGNIPAFRKRLQELLENEATREQLLKELDIASQK; from the coding sequence ATGAGTAAAAATACTCTTGGTAGTGTTGCCCCCAAAGAACGTATTAATATCAAGTACATCCCTAATGATGGTGGTATTCAATCTGAAGTCGAATTGCCTTTAAATATGCTTATTGTGGGCGATATGAAAGGAAAGACAGAAGAAACCCCTATTGAAGATCGTAAAACCATTTCTATTCATCAGAACAACTTTAATTCCGTTATGGAAAGCGCTGGTATTAATCTTAATATTGCGGTTCCAAATACCTTAAATGAAAAAAGTGAATCTGATCTTAACGTCAATTTAGAGATTAAATCACTACAAGATTTTTCTCCTGATAATATTGCACGCCAAGTTCCTGAGCTAAAAAAACTATTAGAACTAAGAGAAGCGCTCGTCGCATTAAAAGGCCCTCTTGGCAATATCCCTGCTTTTAGAAAACGTCTGCAAGAACTTCTGGAAAATGAAGCAACTCGCGAACAATTACTGAAAGAACTTGATATTGCTAGCCAAAAATAA